ACTGTTTTGTAAGGTTATAGGATCAAGCCTCACGGGCAATTAGTATCGGTTAGCTTAACGCATTACTGCGCTTCCACACCCGACCTATCAACGTGGTGGTCTTCCACGACCCTTCAGGGGGCTCTAGGCCCCAGGGAAGTCTCATCTTGAGGCGAGTTTCCCGCTTAGATGCTTTCAGCGGTTATCTCTTCCGCACTTAGCTACCCGGCGATGCGACTGGCGTCACAACCGGTACACCAGAGGTGCGTCCACTCCGGTCCTCTCGTACTAGGAGCAGGTCCACTCAAACTTCCAGCGCCCACGGCAGATAGGGACCAAACTGTCTCACGACGTTTTAAACCCAGCTCACGTACCACTTTAAATGGCGAACAGCCATACCCTTGGGACCGGCTACAGCCCCAGGATGTGATGAGCCGACATCGAGGTGCCAAACTCCGCCGTCGATGTGAACTCTTGGGCGGAATCAGCCTGTTATCCCCAGAGTACCTTTTATCCGTTGAGCGATGGCCCTTCCATACAGAACCACCGGATCACTATGTCCTGCTTTCGCACCTGCTCGACTTGTCGGTCTCGCAGTCAAGCCTCCTTTTGCCATTGCACTATCAGTACGATGTCCGACCGTACCTAGGAGACCTTCGAACTCCTCCGTTACCTTTTGGGAGGAGACCGCCCCAGTCAAACTGCCCACCATGCACTGTTCCCGACCCGGATTCACGGGCCTGGGTTAGAACCTCAACGACACCAGGGTGGTATTTCAAGGTTGGCTCCACGAGAACTAGCGTCCCCGCTTCAAAGCCTCCCACCTATCCTACACAAGTCCCGTCAAAGTCCAATGCAAAGCTACAGTAAAGGTTCATGGGGTCTTTCCGTCTAGCCGCGGGTAGATTGCATCTTCACAAACATTTCAACTTCGCTGAGTCTCAGGAGGAGACAGTGTGGCCATCGTTACGCCATTCGTGCAGGTCGGAACTTACCCGACAAGGAATTTCGCTACCTTAGGACCGTTATAGTTACGGCCGCCGTTTACCGGGGCTTCGATCAAGAGCTTGCACCCCATCACTTAACCTTCCGGCACCGGGCAGGCGTCACACCCTATACGTCCACTTTCGTGTTTGCAGAGTGCTGTGTTTTTAATAAACAGTCGCAGCCACCGATTCTCTGCGGCCCCTTCGCCCTTCGGATGTACTCCTACAAGCTACCGGGGCATACCTTCTCCCGAAGTTACGGTATCAATTTGCCGAGTTCCTTCTCCTGAGTTCTCTCAAGCGCCTTGGTATTTTCAACCTGCCCACCTGTGTCGGTTTGCGGTACGGTCGATTCTAGACTGAAGCTTAGAGGCTTTTCCTGGAAGCAGGGTATCAACCACTTCGTCTCACAAGGAGACTCGTCATCACGCCTCAGATAATCCCCGCGGATTTGCCTACGGGGTACTCCTACACGCTTAAACCAGGACTTCCAACACCCGGCTGGCCTAACCTTCTCCGTCCCCCCATCGCATCTAGAACCGGTACAGGAATATTGACCTGTTTCCCATCGACTACGCATTTCTGCCTCGCCTTAGGGGCCGACTCACCCTGCGCCGATGAACGTTGCGCAGGAAACCTTGGGCTTTCGGCGAGGGTGCTTTTCACACCCTTTATCGCTACTCATGTCAGCATTCGCACTTCCGATACCTCCAGCATCCCTCTCGAGACACCTTCGCAGGCTTACGGAACGCTCCCCTACCACGTGTCATAAGACACATCCGCAGCTTCGGTTCATGGCTTGAGCCCCGTTACATCTTCCGCGCAGGACGACTCGACTAGTGAGCTATTACGCTTTCTTTAAAGGGTGGCTGCTTCTAAGCCAACCTCCTAGCTGTCTATGCCTTCCCACTTCGTTTGCCACTTAGCCATGCATTTGGGACCTTAGCTGGCGGTCTGGGTTGTTTCCCTCTTGACAACGGACGTTAGCACCCGCTGTCTGTCTGCCGTATATCACTTTGCGGTATTCGGAGTTTGCTATCGCGGGGTAGATCGCATTGACCCCCCCAACGATTACAGTGCTCTACCCCCGCAAGTGTCCGTACGACGCACTACCTAAATAGTTTTCGGGGAGAACCAGCTATTTCCGGATTTGTTTAGCCTTTCACCCCTATCCACAGCTCATCCCCTAATTTTTCAACATTAGTGGGTTCGGACCTCCAGTGCGTGTTACCGCACCTTCATCCTGGCCATGGATAGATCATCCGGTTTCGGGTCTACGCCCAGAGACTATGTCGCCCTTATCAGACTCGCTTTCGCTACGCCTCCCCTATTCGGTTAAGCTCGCCACTGAACGTAAGTCGCTGACCCATTATACAAAAGGTACGCAGTCACCCCACAAGGAGGCTCCCACTGTTTGTATGCATGCGGTTTCAGGATCTATTTCACTCCCCTCCCGGGGTTCTTTTCGCCTTTCCCTCACGGTACTAGTTCACTATCGGTCGATCACGAGTATTTAGCCTTGGAGGATGGTCCCCCCATCTTCAGACAGGATTTCTCGTGTCCCGCCCTACTTGTCGCACGCTCAGACCCGCCACCTAATTTTCACATACGGGGCTATCACCCTGTGTTGCCGGACTTTCCAGACCGTTCTGCTAATTAGATGGTTTAGTCGTGCAGGCTCATCCGTGTTCGCTCGCCACTACTTACGGAATCTCGGTTGATTTCTGTTCCTGCAGCTACTTAGATGTTTCAGTTCGCTGCGTTCGCCTCCACGTACCTATGTATTCAGTACGGGATACTCCTTGCGGAGTGGGTTTCCCCATTCGGATATCGGGGGATCAAAGCTCCATTGCCAGCTCCCCCCCGCTTTTCGCAGGCTTGCACGTCCTTCATCGCCTGTGATCGCCAAGGCATCCACCACATGCACTTAGTCGCTTGATCCTATAACCTTAGATCCTCGGTTACCCAAAGATCCGGTCACAGGTCGAACTCGTTTGTGCGAACCTCGTCGCGCCGCTGACACAGCACGCGAGATTCAATGCAATCACGCTACCCGTGCAACGCATCTACTGATACGCTGCACATATATATACTTCTTCCACTTTGTTAAAGAGCGAGCCAATCGAGAAGTTTGACCTTCCCGAGAAGTCAGGCATAAACACCAGAAGCTTTCCTGGCCATGCATGACTGACTTCTCGAACCTCGTTGTGTGTCTGACCACTGTCTGACCAGCGTCTGGTTTGCATCAGATACTGGTGGAGCTTGTCGGGATCGAACCGACGACCTACGGCTTGCAAAGCCGCCGCTCTCCCAGCTGAGCTAAAGCCCCATTCTGACCAACGCACCTTCGATAGTTTGGTGGGTCTGGTTGGGTTCGAACCAACGACCCCCGCCTTATCAAGACGGTGCTCTAACCAGCTGAGCTACAGACCCTCACACTCGAGGCTCTTCGCTTGAACAACCGATAAGTTGTGGATACTTGACCACTGCGACCTTTCTCTTGAAAGGAGGTGATCCAGCCGCACCTTCCGATACGGCTACCTTGTTACGACTTCACCCCAGTCATGAATCTCACCGTGGTAAGCGCCCCCCCGAAGGTTAAGCTACCTACTTCTGGTGAAACCCACTCCCATGGTGTGACGGGCGGTGTGTACAAGACCCGGGAACGTATTCACCGCAGCATGCTGATCTGCGATTACTAGCGATTCCGACTTCACGTAGTCGAGTTGCAGACTACGATCCGGACTACGATCGGCTTTAAGAGATTAGCTCCACCTCGCGGCTTGGCAACCCTCTGTACCGACCATTGTATGACGTGTGAAGCCCTACCCATAAGGGCCATGAGGACTTGACGTCATCCCCACCTTCCTCCGGTTTGTCACCGGCAGTCTCATTAGAGTGCCCAACTAAATGATGGCAACTAATGACAAGGGTTGCGCTCGTTGCGGGACTTAACCCAACATCTCACGACACGAGCTGACGACAGCCATGCAGCACCTGTGTTCTGGCTCCCGAAGGCACCAAGTGATCTCTCACAAGTTCCAGACATGTCAAGGGTAGGTAAGGTTTTTCGCGTTGCATCGAATTAATCCACATCATCCACCGCTTGTGCGGGTCCCCGTCAATTCCTTTGAGTTTTAACCTTGCGGCCGTACTCCCCAGGCGGTCAACTTCACGCGTTAGCTGCGTTACTCAGAAAGTTACCTCTCCGAACAACTAGTTGACATCGTTTAGGGCGTGGACTACCAGGGTATCTAATCCTGTTTGCTCCCCACGCTTTCGTGCATGAGCGTCAGTACAGGCCCAGGGGGCTGCCTTCGCCATCGGTGTTCCTCCACATATCTACGCATTTCACTGCTACACGTGGAATTCCACCCCCCTCTGCCGTACTCTAGCCTTGCAGTCACAAACGCAGTTCCCAGGTTAAGCCCGGGGATTTCACATCTGTCTTACAAAACCGCCTGCGCACGCTTTACGCCCAGTAATTCCGATTAACGCTCGCACCCTACGTATTACCGCGGCTGCTGGCACGTAGTTAGCCGGTGCTTCTTGTCAAGGTACCGTCATCCGACAAAGATATTAGCCTTGCCGTTTTCTTCCCTTGCGAAAGAGCTTTACAACCCGAAGGCCTTCTTCACTCACGCGGCATGGCTGGATCAGGCTTGCGCCCATTGTCCAAAATTCCCCACTGCTGCCTCCCGTAGGAGTCTGGGCCGTGTCTCAGTCCCAGTGTGGCGGATCATCCTCTCAGACCCGCTACAGATCGTCGCCTTGGTGAGCCTTTACCTCACCAACTAGCTAATCTGACATCGGCCACTCCAATCACGTGAGGTCCTAAGATCCCCCACTTTCCCCCTCAGGGCGTATGCGGTATTAGCTACGCTTTCGCGTAGTTATCCCCCATGACTGGGCATGTTCCGATGCATTACTCACCCGTTCGCCACTCGCCGGCAGGTGCAAGCACCCCCGCTGCCGTTCGACTTGCATGTGTAAAGCATGCCGCCAGCGTTCAATCTGAGCCAGGATCAAACTCTTAAGTTTAATCCTACAAAGTACTCAAAATCATTTTACTGACATATGAGCACCTAATCTTTGTGAAACTCAAAACTGCCTAAGCAGTTTCATGGCCACAGCGATCAAGCACCCACACTTATCGATTGTTCAATTTTTTAAAGAACCGCTGCAGTTCCTGCAGCAGAGAAGCGAGATTATGATCAACTTAACTTATCTCGTCAACCCCTGTCTTCGTTTTATTTCAAAACCACCGAAACAACAAAAACAGAAATCCGCTTCAAAAATACCTGCAAAAACAACTGCTTTCCTGCCATCACCCCGTTTCGCTAACTGCGTTTCGCGGTGAAGAGGTGCGCATTATAGACACCCCACGAACTAATGCAAGAAGAAAATGAAAATATATCGCTGAAAGATCAAAATCATTCGTCTGGGGGCACAAACCCGCCGCCTCCGGCGAAGTTTTCGAAGCGGGTATATTCGCCAAAGAAGGTCATTCGCACGGTACCGGTCGGGCCGTTCCGGTGTTTGCCGATAATCAGCTCTGCCGTACCTTTGTCTGGAGAATCAGGGTTATAGACCTCATCTCGATAAATAAACATGATGATGTCCGCATCCTGCTCGATCGCACCCGACTCGCGCAGGTCAGACATCACGGGGCGCTTGTTGGGGCGCTGCTCCAGGCTTCGGTTGAGCTGCGACAACGCGATGATCGGCACATGCAGCTCTTTTGCCAGCGACTTGACCGAGCGTGAAATCTCGGAGAGCTCGGAGGCGCGGTTGTCGCTGTCGCGCGTACCGCTCATCAGCTGCAGGTAGTCGATCACGATCAGCCCCAAGCGGCCGCACTGCCGCGCCAGGCGCCGGGCTCTTGCCCGCAGGTCGATCGGGTTGAGGCCAGGTGTCTCGTCTATATAGAGGGGCGCGTCGTAGAGCTTGCCCATCGCCACCGTCAGGCGCTGCCAGTCGTCGTCTGTCAGGCGACCGCTACGAATCTTCTGCATGTCGATGCGGCCGACAGAGGCAATAAAACGGGTTGCCAGCTGCGTGCCCGGCATTTCCATCGAAAAGATGGCGACGGGCAGGCGCTGCTCGACGGCCACGTGCTCGGCGACGTTCAGCGCAAAGGTGGTCTTGCCCATTGCAGGGCGCCCCGCCACGATCAGCATGTCCGAAGGCTGCAGACCCGAAGTCTTGGCATCAAGGTCGGCAAAGCCTGAGGGCACACCGGTCACCTCGGAAGCACTGTCGCGGTCATAGAGCTCCTGCACCCGATCCACAACCTGCTTCAGAATCGGCTGGATGACCTGAAAACCGGTGGTATTGCGGGCGCCGGCTTCTGCGATCTCGAACACCCGCGCCTCAGCCTCGTCCAGCAGCATCTTGGCGTCCTTGCCCGAGGGGCTGAGCGCACTCGCGGCAATGTTGTCGCCCACGGCCACCAGCTTGCGCAGGATGGCCCGTTCGCGAACGATCTCCGCGTAGCGCCGGATGTTTGCCGCCGAAGGGGTGTTGTTGGCGATTTCGGCCAGGTAGGACAGGCCACCGGATTGCTCGGCCTCGCCGTTCTTTTCCAGCGACTCGAATACGGTCACCACGTCCGCGGGTTTTCCGAAATCGATCAGCTTGGAGATGTGCCGATAGATACGGCGATGGTCGTCGCGATAGAAGTCGGCCTCGTTAACGAGGTCGGCTACCCGCTCCCAGGAAGAGTTGTCGAGCAAAATGCCGCCGATGAGCGATTGCTCTGCCTCAAGAGAATGAGGCGGCAGCTTGATCGCCGCCATCTGCGGGTCCAGTGCGTCGTCGGGGAACCTGCGGGAAGTCGCCATGGGGAGCCTGACCGAAGTCGATTAGCGTAAATAGGGCATTCTAAAAACAAAGGGGCTGCCTAGGCAGCCCCTTCTGGATCGCAAACTGCTGCGATTAATGCTCGCCCAGCACCGAAACGGTAATGGAGACCGTCACGTCGGCGTGCAGTGCAACGTCGAGCTGGGTGTCACCGATCTGCTTCAGGTGACCCTGCGGCATGCGGATCGCGGAACGATCGATTTCGAAGCCCTGAGCAGCAACTGCCTCAGCCACGTCGATGTTGCTGACGGAACCGAACAGGCGACCGTCCATACCGGCCTTGCGGGTGATCTGAACCATCAGACCGTCGAGCTTGGCGCCGAGAGCCTGAGCAGCTTCCAGCTTTTCGGCTTGCAGACGCTCGAGCTCAGCGCGACGCGCTTCGAACTCGGCCATGTTGTTCGTCGTAGCGCGCTTGGCCAGACCCTGGGGGATCAGGTAGTTGCGTGCGTAGCCGTCCTTGACCTTGACCACATCGCCCAGACCGCCGAGCTTGCCCACTTTTTCGAGAAGAATGATTTGCATGATCTCTGTCCTCTCTTACTGGTGCAGGTCGGTGTAAGGCATCAGTGCCAGGAAGCGCGCGCGCTTCACGGCAACCGACAGCTGACGCTGGTAACCGGCCTTGGTGCCGGTGATGCGTGCCGGCATGATCTTGGCGTTTTCGGTGATGAAGTCCTTAAGGATGTCCACATCCTTGTAGTCGACTTCTTCGATCTTCTCCGCGGTGAAGCGGCAGAACTTGCGACGCTTGAACAGACCACGATTACCGCGATCGTCCTTCTTCTTGAACTTGGACTTGGGCTTGAAAGCCATTTCAGTTTCCTTCTACAAATTCGATCTTGTTCAGATGCAGTACCGGAGCACGGCTGCGAAGACTCTTCGCTGCCAGAAAGCCCGTCACTGTCACGTTCACTCCGGGGCCGGCATTCGCCAGAACACTGGCGAGATCACCAACGGCCACTGCCTGCAATTCCACCGAAACGTCGCGATCCAGTCCGGATTCACGCTGCCTCGATTCGTGGGTCAGCACACATCCCGCTACCGGCACACCTGCTGGCGTTCGCCGCAGGGGGAGGAGTTCGGCGATGCGCGCCGTCAGGCGCAGCTCGTTCAGCCCCGCCTCAGCCACCTCAGGCCGAAGCGGACTCGGAGGCTTCTGCAGGCTTGGCTTCTTCGGCAGCAGCCGGAGCGGTCAGCGAGCGGGACTTCTCTTCCTTCATCATCGGCGACGGCGTGGTAACAGCCTTCTTCGTCTTGATGGTCAGGTGACGCAGCACTGCATCGTTGAACTTGAAGGCGTGCTCGAGTTCGGCCAGCGCTTCACCGTCGCACTCGATGTTCATGAGTACGTAGTGAGCCTTGTGCACCTTCTGGATCGGGTAGGCCAGCTGACGGCGGCCCCAGTCTTCGAGGCGGTGGATCTGACCCGTGCGGGCGGTAACGATCGTCTTGTAACGATCGATCATCGCCGGGACCTGTTCGGACTGGTCCGGGTGGACGATGAATACGATTTCGTAGTGTCGCATGCAAACTCCTTGCGGTTGTTGAAAGTCAGCCCCCCGGCATGCGAAACCGGTGGAGCAAGGTGAAGCGCGGAATAGTAACAAGAACTGCTGAAAAAACAAAGGTCGTCGACGCGAAATGTCAAGCGCCCGACGCAGGGTCCGTCAAGCCTGCTTACACTCTCAACGCACGTCCCGAAGCGGCCTCACCTAGTATCGGCGCATCAGGCTCAAGCCCTGAAACGACGACAACAAACCTGAGGCAAGACCATGAAATCGACACCCAAACGCCTGCTTGCCACGCTGCTCTGTGCCGGACTGATGGCGGCAGGCGGTGCTGCCGATGCCCACGACGACGATGACCGTGGCTGGTCCAAGAGCGAGCGCAAGGCGTACAAGCACTATCAGCGCTACCACCGGCACGATCACTCCGACAGGCGGACAGTCATCCGCGAACGCGTGGTTGTTCGGGAAGTCCCGCGCTATTACCGCGAACGCGAAGTGCGTGAGTATTACTACGCACCTCCCGTGCGCAGCTACAGCCGGGAACCGGCGGTCGTGATCGGGGTGAATATTCCGCCTATCGTGATTCCCTTCCGGTAAGGGCCTGCAGCCGGCTGCAGCGCTTCAGCGCGGCCGGCTGTCCCATATCTTCTGCAGTCGCTTTACTGACACCGGCATCGGTGTCTTAAGCTCCTGCGCAAAAAGGCCGACACGCAATTCCTCCAGCAACCAGCGGAAGGACTCCAGCTGCGGGTCGGTCACGCCGGCACGACGCTTTGCGTTCAGCTCACGCTCCCAGGTCTGGGCGAGCGCCTTCCAGTCGTTCATCAACTGCGCATCCCGCGCCGGATTGTTACGGAGTTTATCGAGGCGGATCGATGCCGCTTTCAGATAGCGCGGGAACTGCGCAAGGTGCTCCCACGGGCAGGCCACGAGAAAGTCTTTCGGCAGCAGGCTGGCAATCTGCGCCTGCAGGTCTGCCACCACGTCCGGAAAAGCCTTCATGCCAAGCAGACGTTTCTGCAGGGCAGCGTTTTCCGTCAGCAACTGTCCGGCAAGTCGCATGAACTCCTGCGCCACCAGCGTCACCCGCGATTTGGCTTCCGTGCAGCGCCGCTCGAACCCTGCCTGATCCGCAGGCAAAGGCTCAAGCAGGCAGCAACGCGTCAGGGTCGCCTCCACTAGACGCGCCTTCAGCTCGGCCTCGGTACCGAAGTTCATGTACTGCAGTGCCAGCTCACGCAAGCCCGGCAGACGCTCGATGGCGCGTACCTGATCCTTGAGCGTCAGCGCGAACAACCGGGTCAGGCCCGCCCGATGCACCCGCGCGGCCTCTTCCGGGGTGTCGTAGGGGCGCAAGGACACACTGTCGCCATCGTCATGCAGGGCCGGAAAGCCGATTACATCCCGTCCCGCGACCCTGAGTTCGAGCAGTTCGGGCAGTGCGCCGAAGCTCCACGACGTCACGCCGGAGAGTGCGGAGCCGGCGGTCGGCGCATTCGCCGCCTCGTCCCCTTTATTTGCGGATGAGCCGCGCTCTGCCGGATGCTGCGCCGACGCCGCGCCCTTCTCGCGGCGAGACTTCCCGCCCCCGCTGTCTGCGGCGGGCGCAGTCACGGCGCCCGCCGCTTCAAGCGCACCGGCAAGCGCGCCGTCGATCTTTGCGGCCTTGAAGCGCGCCGCCACCTGGTCGCGGAAACGCGCGCGAAGCTCGGACAGATTGCGTGACTGCCCCATCACCCGCCCATGTTCGTCGATCACCCGCAGGTTCATGAAACAGTGGGGCTTGAGGTTCTCGAGGCGAAAACTCTCGAGCGGCAGTTTGAGCTGGACCCGGTCCTCGACAAAGCGCTGCAGCATGCGCAACAGCGGCTCATCGGTATCGAAAGCGCCGGCGTCGAAATCGGCCATGAAAGCGGCCGCGCTCTCGTTCATCGGCTGCAGGCGATGGCGGTGCTTTTGCGGCACGGTCTTGAGCAGCGCGGTGATCTTCTCTTCGAGGAGGCCGGGCACCAGCCATTCGCAGCGGTTGGCCGGGATCTGGTTGAGCATGGCCAGCGGCACGGTCAGCGTTACGCCGTCGTCCGCATCGCCGGGCTGGTGGAGGTAGCTCAGGGTCAGCTTCTGCCCCAGAACCTCGAATCGGGTCGGAAAGCGCTCGGTGGTGATGCCTTCCGCCTCGTGCCGCATGAGCTGGTCGCGCGACAGGTAAAGCAGTTTGGGCTCGGTCTTCTCCGCCGTCTTGCGCCAAGCCTCGAAGCTGGCGAGGTCATCGACCCCGGGCGGAATCAGGCTGTCGTAGAAAGCCTCGATCAGGGTTTCGTCGACCAGCACGTCCGGCCGCCGCGATTTGTGCTCCAGGCGTTCGATCTCGGCCACCAGACGCTGGTTGTGCGACAGGAAGCCCATGTTGCGGGAAGCGCCATCGGCGATTTCGCCCGCCACCAGCCCCTCGCGGATGAACAACTCGCGGCACAGCGCGGGATCGGTATCGCGGTAGCTCACGCCGCGCCGCGGGTAGAGCACCAGCCCGTACAGCGTGCCACGCTCCCACGCACGCACCGCGCCCGAAGTCTTCGACCAGTGCGGCTCGAACATCTGCGTGCGCAGCAGGTGTGCACCCACCTCTTCCACCCATTCGGGCTCGATGCGGGCAATGCAGCGTCCGAACAGGCGCGAGGTCTCGACCTGCTCGGCGCACATGATCCACTTGCCCGCCTTCTTCGCCAGCGCCGAACCAGGATGCGGCCAGAACTTGATGCCGCGTGCGCCGAGATAACTGCCGGCCTGGGGGCCTGATGCATCCTCGACCTTGCAGCCGATGTTGCCGAGCAGCCCTGCCAGCAGCGCCTTGTGAATGGTCTCGTAGTTGGCGGGGAGCTGGTTCTCCTTCCAGCCGTGCTCGGCACACAGTGCGTGCAGCTGGGTGAACACGTCGCGCCACTCGCGCATCCGCATCCACGACAGGAAGTGCTGCTTGCACCACGCCTTCTGCTTGCCCGCCGATTCATGGCGCTGGACCTCGTCCCACGCCTTCCACAGGTGCAGATACCAGAGAAACTCCGAGCGCTGGTCCTGCTCGCCGCCGCGGAACTTCGCATGCGCCTGATCGGCACCGCCCAGCCCTTCCTGCGGACGCTCGCGCGGGTCCTGCACCGACAGCGCAGCGGCGATCACCAGCAGCTCGGCCAGGCAGCCACGGTCGCGCGCCGCCAGAATCATGCGTCCGATGCGGGGGTCGAGCGGCAGCTTGGCCAGTTCGACACCGCTCGGAGTAAGCCTGCGCTCGTCGTCATCGGTCACTGCACCGAGTTCGGCGAGCAGCGCATAGCCGTCGCCGATGAGGCGCGACCCGGGCGCATCGATGAAGGGAAAGTCTTCCACCGCGCCCAGGCGCAGCGACTTCATGCGCAGGATCACCCCCGCCAGCGAGGAGCGCAGGATCTCCGGATCGGTGTGCGCCTGACGCTTGGCAAAGTCGTCCTCGTCGTAGAGCCGGAAGCAGACGCCGTCCATCACCCGGCCGCAACGCCCTGCACGCTGCTGCGCCGCCGACTGGGCGATCTTCTCGATCTGCAACTGCTCGACCTTGTTGCGCGGCGAGTAGCGCTTGACCCGCGCCAGGCCGGTATCGACCACATAGCGGATGCCGGGGACGGTCAGCGAGGTCTCGGCGACGTTGGTCGACAGCACCACGCGGCGCCCCTTCGACGGCGAGAACACCCTGGACTGGTCCTGTGCCGACTGGCGCGCGAACAGGGACAGGATTTCGGTGCCGGGCAGATGCTGCGCCTTGCGCAAGGCCTCGGCGGCCTCGCGGATCTCGCGCTCACCGGGCAGAAACACCAGTACGTCGCCCGGCCCGCTGCGCTGCGCCTCATCGACCGCATCGACGATCGCCTCGAGCAGGTCGCGCCCCTTGTTCCTGCGTGGCGGCGGGCGCTCGCCCGCGCGCGGCGCCGGCTTCGCCCCTTCCTTCGCATCTTCCTCTTCCACCGGGCGGTAATGCATGGTGATCGGATACAGGCGGCCCGACACCTCGATCACCGGCGCAGACTTGCCTGTGGCGTCGGCAAAGTGGCGCGCGAAACGCTCGGCATCGAGCGTCGCCGAGGTCACGATCACCTTGAGATCGGGCCGTTTGGGCAACAGCGTGCGCAGGTAGCCGAGCAGGAAGTCGATGTTCAGGCTGCGCTCGTGCGCCTCATCGATGATCAGGGTGTCATAGGCGGCGAGCAGCGGATCGGTCTGGGTTTCGGCCAGCAGAATGCCGTCGGTCATCAGCTTGATGTGG
This genomic interval from Parazoarcus communis contains the following:
- the dnaB gene encoding replicative DNA helicase encodes the protein MATSRRFPDDALDPQMAAIKLPPHSLEAEQSLIGGILLDNSSWERVADLVNEADFYRDDHRRIYRHISKLIDFGKPADVVTVFESLEKNGEAEQSGGLSYLAEIANNTPSAANIRRYAEIVRERAILRKLVAVGDNIAASALSPSGKDAKMLLDEAEARVFEIAEAGARNTTGFQVIQPILKQVVDRVQELYDRDSASEVTGVPSGFADLDAKTSGLQPSDMLIVAGRPAMGKTTFALNVAEHVAVEQRLPVAIFSMEMPGTQLATRFIASVGRIDMQKIRSGRLTDDDWQRLTVAMGKLYDAPLYIDETPGLNPIDLRARARRLARQCGRLGLIVIDYLQLMSGTRDSDNRASELSEISRSVKSLAKELHVPIIALSQLNRSLEQRPNKRPVMSDLRESGAIEQDADIIMFIYRDEVYNPDSPDKGTAELIIGKHRNGPTGTVRMTFFGEYTRFENFAGGGGFVPPDE
- the rplI gene encoding 50S ribosomal protein L9, with the protein product MQIILLEKVGKLGGLGDVVKVKDGYARNYLIPQGLAKRATTNNMAEFEARRAELERLQAEKLEAAQALGAKLDGLMVQITRKAGMDGRLFGSVSNIDVAEAVAAQGFEIDRSAIRMPQGHLKQIGDTQLDVALHADVTVSITVSVLGEH
- the rpsR gene encoding 30S ribosomal protein S18 yields the protein MAFKPKSKFKKKDDRGNRGLFKRRKFCRFTAEKIEEVDYKDVDILKDFITENAKIMPARITGTKAGYQRQLSVAVKRARFLALMPYTDLHQ
- the priB gene encoding primosomal replication protein N, translated to MAEAGLNELRLTARIAELLPLRRTPAGVPVAGCVLTHESRQRESGLDRDVSVELQAVAVGDLASVLANAGPGVNVTVTGFLAAKSLRSRAPVLHLNKIEFVEGN
- the rpsF gene encoding 30S ribosomal protein S6, with protein sequence MRHYEIVFIVHPDQSEQVPAMIDRYKTIVTARTGQIHRLEDWGRRQLAYPIQKVHKAHYVLMNIECDGEALAELEHAFKFNDAVLRHLTIKTKKAVTTPSPMMKEEKSRSLTAPAAAEEAKPAEASESASA
- the hrpA gene encoding ATP-dependent RNA helicase HrpA, which produces MARDLRRGDDERKKKLQDAFDALLSRSRTALAARQAALPRPEFPPELPVSARRDEIAEALTAHQVIIVCGETGSGKTTQLPKICMTLGRGAAGLIGHTQPRRLAARATASRIAQELNSPLGQAVGYKIRFTDKLTASSHIKLMTDGILLAETQTDPLLAAYDTLIIDEAHERSLNIDFLLGYLRTLLPKRPDLKVIVTSATLDAERFARHFADATGKSAPVIEVSGRLYPITMHYRPVEEEDAKEGAKPAPRAGERPPPRRNKGRDLLEAIVDAVDEAQRSGPGDVLVFLPGEREIREAAEALRKAQHLPGTEILSLFARQSAQDQSRVFSPSKGRRVVLSTNVAETSLTVPGIRYVVDTGLARVKRYSPRNKVEQLQIEKIAQSAAQQRAGRCGRVMDGVCFRLYDEDDFAKRQAHTDPEILRSSLAGVILRMKSLRLGAVEDFPFIDAPGSRLIGDGYALLAELGAVTDDDERRLTPSGVELAKLPLDPRIGRMILAARDRGCLAELLVIAAALSVQDPRERPQEGLGGADQAHAKFRGGEQDQRSEFLWYLHLWKAWDEVQRHESAGKQKAWCKQHFLSWMRMREWRDVFTQLHALCAEHGWKENQLPANYETIHKALLAGLLGNIGCKVEDASGPQAGSYLGARGIKFWPHPGSALAKKAGKWIMCAEQVETSRLFGRCIARIEPEWVEEVGAHLLRTQMFEPHWSKTSGAVRAWERGTLYGLVLYPRRGVSYRDTDPALCRELFIREGLVAGEIADGASRNMGFLSHNQRLVAEIERLEHKSRRPDVLVDETLIEAFYDSLIPPGVDDLASFEAWRKTAEKTEPKLLYLSRDQLMRHEAEGITTERFPTRFEVLGQKLTLSYLHQPGDADDGVTLTVPLAMLNQIPANRCEWLVPGLLEEKITALLKTVPQKHRHRLQPMNESAAAFMADFDAGAFDTDEPLLRMLQRFVEDRVQLKLPLESFRLENLKPHCFMNLRVIDEHGRVMGQSRNLSELRARFRDQVAARFKAAKIDGALAGALEAAGAVTAPAADSGGGKSRREKGAASAQHPAERGSSANKGDEAANAPTAGSALSGVTSWSFGALPELLELRVAGRDVIGFPALHDDGDSVSLRPYDTPEEAARVHRAGLTRLFALTLKDQVRAIERLPGLRELALQYMNFGTEAELKARLVEATLTRCCLLEPLPADQAGFERRCTEAKSRVTLVAQEFMRLAGQLLTENAALQKRLLGMKAFPDVVADLQAQIASLLPKDFLVACPWEHLAQFPRYLKAASIRLDKLRNNPARDAQLMNDWKALAQTWERELNAKRRAGVTDPQLESFRWLLEELRVGLFAQELKTPMPVSVKRLQKIWDSRPR